A single genomic interval of Alistipes provencensis harbors:
- a CDS encoding RagB/SusD family nutrient uptake outer membrane protein, with the protein MKTYHKIVALVSSALMLGSCADYLIREPQDALDPATFFSSQENAVIAVNGIYNAALEPVKGRTYAIDFDCMSDNMYNYSRNQNTQEFGQGTHGSSSVYALNFWSRGYRGISRANTLLAWLDHCYEITVPATNIKDRLRSEALFLRAYFYSELIDFFGDVPMYLEQVDLADSKPRTPKAQVVEQILGDLEEAARHLPVTYAAEDTGRATSGAALALKGKIELYNGMYAQAAETLKEVIDLKDENGALRYDLYPRYRELFLPQNENNSEVIFDIQYMKNAYSQGLSHQLYTFTYEWNSYCPTAALAECYYTKNGYPVSWNAETQLYESADPAFDSTYPYKDRDPRLDQSIIMPGTDNGRGTVFLPSSSNYTGMKIRKWNDYTETEKNNSEHNIILIRFADVLLMRAEALVESGTFDEAEVRGLIDRVRQRPSVMMPKVEDVEGTNLDATALRAIIRHERRVEFAFEGTRISDIRRWRIGPEVMTDAYGYKYQDVRLNPPKYIPYKVDTRSFNPNRDYLWPIPQNEINTNPFINAPDQNPGY; encoded by the coding sequence ATGAAAACTTATCATAAAATAGTCGCACTCGTCAGTTCGGCGCTCATGCTGGGTTCCTGCGCGGATTACCTGATACGCGAACCGCAGGACGCACTCGACCCCGCCACCTTCTTCTCTTCGCAGGAGAACGCCGTCATCGCCGTCAACGGCATCTACAACGCCGCCCTCGAACCGGTCAAGGGCCGCACCTACGCCATCGACTTCGACTGCATGTCGGACAACATGTACAACTATTCGCGCAACCAGAACACGCAGGAGTTCGGACAGGGCACCCACGGTTCGTCGAGCGTCTATGCGCTGAACTTCTGGAGCCGCGGCTACCGCGGAATCTCGCGTGCCAACACCCTGCTGGCTTGGCTCGACCACTGCTACGAGATAACTGTCCCGGCCACCAACATCAAGGATCGGCTGCGCAGCGAGGCGCTCTTCCTGCGTGCGTATTTCTACTCGGAACTCATCGATTTCTTCGGAGACGTGCCGATGTACCTCGAGCAGGTCGATCTGGCCGACAGCAAGCCCCGCACGCCCAAGGCGCAGGTCGTGGAGCAGATCCTCGGCGACTTGGAGGAAGCGGCCAGACACCTGCCCGTAACCTATGCCGCCGAGGACACGGGCCGCGCCACGAGCGGCGCCGCACTGGCCCTCAAAGGCAAGATCGAGCTCTACAACGGGATGTACGCCCAAGCAGCCGAAACGCTCAAAGAGGTGATCGACCTCAAAGACGAGAACGGCGCGCTCCGTTACGACCTCTATCCCCGCTACCGGGAGCTGTTCCTGCCCCAGAACGAGAACAACAGCGAGGTGATCTTCGACATCCAGTACATGAAGAACGCCTATTCGCAGGGGCTTTCACATCAGCTCTACACCTTCACCTACGAGTGGAACTCCTACTGTCCGACGGCGGCGCTCGCCGAGTGTTACTACACCAAGAACGGCTATCCCGTAAGTTGGAACGCCGAGACGCAGCTCTACGAGAGCGCCGACCCGGCTTTCGATTCGACCTATCCCTACAAGGACCGCGATCCGCGCCTCGACCAGTCGATCATCATGCCGGGTACGGACAACGGCCGCGGCACGGTATTCCTCCCGAGCTCTTCGAACTATACGGGCATGAAAATCCGCAAGTGGAACGACTACACCGAGACCGAGAAGAACAACTCGGAGCATAACATCATCCTGATCCGTTTCGCCGACGTGCTGCTGATGCGTGCCGAGGCGCTCGTGGAGTCGGGAACGTTCGACGAAGCCGAAGTCCGCGGACTGATCGACCGTGTGCGCCAGCGCCCCTCGGTGATGATGCCGAAGGTCGAGGATGTCGAAGGCACGAATCTCGACGCCACCGCACTGCGGGCCATCATTCGCCACGAACGCCGTGTCGAATTCGCTTTCGAGGGCACCCGCATTTCGGACATCCGCCGCTGGCGGATCGGCCCCGAGGTGATGACCGACGCCTACGGCTACAAGTATCAGGACGTGCGCCTCAACCCGCCGAAGTACATTCCCTACAAGGTCGACACGCGTTCGTTCAACCCCAACCGGGATTACCTGTGGCCCATCCCGCAGAACGAGATCAATACCAATCCCTTCATCAACGCCCCGGACCAGAACCCCGGCTACTAA
- a CDS encoding LacI family DNA-binding transcriptional regulator encodes MAQNTTIKDIARALGISKSTVSRALADRFDVKPETKKAVMEMAEKMHYRPNPFAQNLIKRRTKIIGVVVPEFINSFFARIIIQIQQVFEREGFHVLITQCNESAEAERRNLQLLEESMVEGILISVTEKGRNTDYYKELIDSGIPLVFFNRATNDVAASRVVIDDYKWAFFAVEHLINIRREMGQPMPRIMHFQGPSEIDLSGLRYRGYADALRKHGLPVDSSLVVRCESITREEGFRMMNRCIVQGVVPDALFGFNDQLAIGAMKALKRKGFRIPQEVSVMGFTESQSALVTEPMLSSVAQPLDRMGETAARLLLEKIQDPASENRTVVLEGLLNVRGSSDPKMLDGE; translated from the coding sequence ATGGCACAAAATACCACGATAAAAGACATCGCACGGGCGCTCGGAATCTCCAAGTCCACCGTGTCGCGTGCACTTGCCGACCGTTTCGATGTCAAGCCCGAGACCAAGAAGGCGGTGATGGAGATGGCCGAGAAGATGCACTACAGGCCCAACCCGTTCGCCCAGAACCTGATCAAGCGGCGCACGAAGATCATCGGCGTCGTGGTCCCGGAGTTTATCAACTCGTTTTTTGCCCGGATCATCATCCAGATACAACAGGTCTTCGAACGCGAAGGCTTTCATGTACTTATCACCCAGTGCAACGAATCGGCCGAGGCCGAACGGCGTAACCTGCAACTGCTGGAGGAGAGCATGGTCGAGGGTATCCTGATCTCCGTCACCGAGAAGGGACGCAATACCGATTATTATAAGGAGTTGATCGACAGCGGCATTCCGCTGGTCTTTTTCAACCGCGCCACCAACGACGTTGCGGCCAGCCGCGTCGTTATCGACGACTACAAATGGGCGTTCTTTGCCGTAGAGCACCTGATAAACATCCGCCGCGAGATGGGCCAGCCGATGCCGCGCATCATGCATTTTCAGGGACCCTCGGAGATCGACCTTTCGGGACTGCGCTACCGGGGTTATGCCGATGCCCTGCGCAAGCACGGCCTTCCGGTCGATTCGTCGCTGGTGGTCCGCTGTGAATCCATCACCCGGGAGGAGGGTTTCCGGATGATGAACCGCTGCATCGTGCAGGGAGTGGTTCCCGACGCCCTGTTCGGGTTCAACGACCAGTTGGCTATCGGGGCCATGAAGGCGCTCAAGCGCAAGGGTTTCCGCATTCCGCAGGAGGTCTCGGTGATGGGTTTCACCGAATCGCAGTCGGCGCTGGTCACCGAACCCATGCTGAGTTCCGTGGCGCAGCCGCTGGACAGGATGGGAGAGACCGCGGCTCGGCTCCTGTTGGAGAAGATCCAAGACCCTGCGTCGGAAAACCGCACCGTCGTGCTCGAGGGATTGCTCAACGTTCGGGGTTCGAGCGATCCCAAGATGCTCGACGGCGAGTAG
- a CDS encoding FAD-dependent oxidoreductase → MFTCNSEKQRAFRHIPLRADYIIAGGGMTGVCSAITAARAGVKVILVQDRPVLGGNASSEVRLWVLGATSHMGNNNRWSREGGVLDEILVENTFRNKEGNPVLFDMVLMDKVLAEPNITLLLNTVVYKVEKSDDRTVDRLTAINPQNGTEYTLEGRLFADCTGDGTLGYLAGASFRMGAEEKEEYGEGFAPDKQEYGELLGHSILFYMKDTGRPVKYTAPDFAIKDAERHIPKLQNPNYFNAAQHGCKYWWLEYGGRLDTVTDTERIKFELWRVVYGVWDYIKNSGKFPQAENLTLEWAGLFPGKRESRRFTGLYTITQQDIIEQRTHYDAVAYGGWSIDLHPSDGVFSPKNGCNQWHSKGVYQIPYRCYVTPDLDNLFIGGRIMSSSHVANGSTRVMCTAALGGQAIGMAAALCLEEGCKPADYANPEKIARLQTELVKRGQFIPGLDISDGRNLLEKASLRVSSELRLDKLPHDGTWFRLEYPAAQLLPVNGRMPRIETVAEADESTELRVELRSSLRRENYTPDRTDAVEIIPLVQGENHIVLDFGIEYDAARYVFVCFMTNDKVRLPQSGRFVTGLTSVFNHINPAVSNFGRQTPPEGIGVDAFEFWCPKRRPEGKNLALRFTPGLAAFGAEQLRNNYFRPYLAPNGWAADAADAAPELEIVWNEPQSISQVRLFFDTDADHAMENVQMGHYDSVMPCCIRDYVLSDDAGHELACVEGNHQTVNTLTFPEPVTAQALRLRFRRPEGDVCPALMGIIIESKTTK, encoded by the coding sequence ATGTTTACCTGCAATTCCGAAAAACAAAGGGCATTCCGCCACATCCCGCTCCGGGCCGACTACATAATCGCCGGAGGAGGCATGACGGGCGTATGCAGTGCCATCACCGCAGCGAGGGCCGGCGTCAAGGTCATCCTAGTACAGGACCGGCCCGTACTCGGGGGCAACGCCTCGAGCGAGGTACGCCTGTGGGTGCTGGGCGCCACCTCCCACATGGGCAATAACAACCGCTGGTCGCGCGAAGGCGGCGTGCTGGACGAAATCCTCGTCGAGAACACCTTCCGCAACAAGGAGGGCAATCCCGTGCTGTTCGACATGGTGCTGATGGACAAAGTGCTCGCCGAGCCCAACATCACGCTGCTGCTCAACACGGTGGTCTACAAGGTCGAGAAGAGCGACGACCGCACGGTCGACCGCCTCACGGCCATCAATCCTCAGAACGGCACCGAATACACGCTCGAAGGGCGCCTGTTCGCCGACTGCACGGGCGACGGCACGCTGGGCTACCTCGCCGGCGCATCGTTCCGCATGGGCGCCGAGGAGAAGGAGGAGTACGGCGAAGGATTCGCCCCCGACAAGCAGGAGTACGGCGAGCTGCTGGGCCACAGCATCCTTTTCTACATGAAGGACACGGGACGTCCGGTGAAATACACGGCACCGGATTTCGCCATCAAGGATGCGGAACGCCACATCCCCAAGTTACAGAATCCCAACTATTTCAACGCCGCCCAGCACGGCTGTAAATACTGGTGGCTGGAGTACGGCGGCCGTCTGGACACGGTGACCGACACCGAGCGGATCAAATTCGAACTCTGGCGCGTGGTTTACGGCGTCTGGGACTATATCAAGAATTCCGGCAAGTTCCCGCAGGCCGAGAACCTCACGCTGGAGTGGGCGGGGCTCTTTCCGGGCAAGCGCGAAAGCCGCCGCTTCACGGGGCTCTACACCATCACCCAGCAGGACATCATCGAACAGCGCACCCACTACGACGCCGTGGCTTACGGAGGCTGGTCCATCGACCTGCATCCGTCGGACGGGGTCTTCAGCCCCAAGAACGGCTGCAACCAGTGGCACAGCAAAGGCGTCTACCAGATACCTTACCGCTGTTATGTGACTCCCGATCTGGACAACCTCTTCATCGGCGGCCGCATCATGTCGTCGAGCCATGTAGCCAACGGTTCGACCCGCGTCATGTGCACGGCGGCACTCGGCGGGCAGGCGATCGGCATGGCCGCAGCGCTCTGTCTCGAAGAGGGGTGCAAGCCTGCCGACTATGCAAATCCTGAAAAGATCGCACGCCTGCAGACCGAGCTCGTCAAACGGGGGCAGTTCATCCCCGGATTAGACATCTCCGACGGCAGAAACCTGCTGGAGAAGGCTTCGCTGCGTGTGTCGAGCGAACTCCGGCTGGACAAACTGCCGCACGACGGCACATGGTTCCGCCTCGAATACCCGGCCGCCCAGTTGCTGCCCGTCAACGGCCGCATGCCCCGCATCGAGACCGTCGCCGAAGCCGACGAGTCCACCGAACTCCGCGTCGAACTGCGCAGCTCCCTGCGCCGGGAGAACTACACCCCCGACCGCACCGACGCCGTCGAGATCATACCCCTCGTCCAAGGAGAAAACCATATCGTGCTGGACTTCGGCATCGAATACGACGCGGCGCGCTATGTCTTCGTCTGCTTCATGACCAACGACAAGGTGCGCCTGCCCCAAAGCGGACGCTTCGTAACGGGCCTCACATCGGTCTTCAACCACATCAACCCCGCCGTCTCGAACTTCGGCCGTCAGACGCCTCCCGAAGGCATCGGCGTCGACGCATTCGAATTCTGGTGCCCGAAACGCCGTCCCGAAGGAAAGAACCTCGCCCTGCGGTTCACCCCGGGTCTCGCCGCCTTCGGCGCGGAGCAGTTGCGGAACAACTACTTCCGCCCCTACCTCGCTCCCAATGGCTGGGCCGCCGATGCCGCCGACGCCGCACCCGAGCTGGAGATCGTCTGGAATGAACCCCAGAGCATTTCGCAGGTCCGGCTCTTCTTCGACACCGACGCCGACCACGCGATGGAAAACGTGCAGATGGGACACTACGACTCCGTGATGCCCTGCTGCATCCGCGACTACGTTCTCTCGGACGACGCGGGCCACGAACTGGCGTGCGTCGAAGGCAACCACCAGACCGTCAACACGCTGACCTTCCCCGAGCCGGTAACGGCGCAGGCACTCCGGCTCCGGTTCCGGCGTCCGGAGGGCGACGTCTGTCCGGCGCTGATGGGCATTATCATCGAATCGAAAACAACGAAATAA
- a CDS encoding SusC/RagA family TonB-linked outer membrane protein, giving the protein MKKIYMTLVMLFAITASMAQPREIKGVVHDENDKPMSGVTVYVQETGAGTITGSKGTYSIKIPNPKSEITFSFMGYKTLKLKADDPKAKFDIIKLLPDQQMLDAVEVVQVGYGTQKKVNLLGSAENVSVKDLENRPITQASMALQGTISGIDVVQNSGQPGQDQGSIRIRGVSSIANNNEPLVLIDGVEGDINQINPKDIESMSVLKDASSAAIYGNRAAAGVVLITTKSGEGSGELKVSYNGSFSLQETTALPKPVKVLEWLDLKEEMFLYNGEIKNYDSDREKYISGEKVSVNYYLRHFRIAPMHDHYLSMSMGGKNYNSSVSLGYGNQDGVLKGTDNEKISFRSNLSMYSTNRKFFTTLNLSGYRKDMTSTAMGTNQTIQDVHRAGPTSIFKAYNGLYGFYGRHMGQLEAGGRTKNVSNQLTAKISAGVEPIKGLKIQGSFATVYFNSRNDQFVAPIYTVGDLYGDVQNKVASFIEIKNSTTLSTTTELTANYKKRIDRHDFSVLVGASQYWWRNEWEMARRDNMSSFTPSLNMGDPATQVNDNAINERTTRSLFGRANYSYDDRYLFEVNVRYDGSSRFYNKKWGLFPSVAAGWRISQESFFKNSGVTEYINNLKLRVSWGRLGNEYISSNYTGYPTLSTDSYYDFNGTQVAGAAITELSNKDTSWETSEQTNIGLDIGIWNRFSLTADIFYKKTTDILMKLPIPPSLIGNVNGGPYQNAGSMENKGLELTLNYRQTYRNKMYVDATFTTTFLRNKILDLKGVSPVIHASLPIVQMEGHPVGAYYGYRMAGVYQFDDFTWQNDSDPSVPLQDRVYKLKEGRPVPSEGSPRPGDLKFADLSGPDGKPDGKIDLDYDRTIIGDPFPDVSMSLNLNWGWKGIDFNMFWQTVLGRDMYNQGPMVVPFYNDNGNVWKDMVDKRWTAENPTNRHPRMNYDSKTANTRSSYYIYDASFLRLKNIELGYTLPVRWTAKLHMSKVRIYAGIQNAWTLTNFPGWDPERPSTNIASEVYPQIRIYNFGLNIGF; this is encoded by the coding sequence ATGAAAAAAATCTACATGACCCTGGTGATGCTCTTCGCGATCACGGCATCCATGGCACAGCCCAGGGAGATCAAAGGTGTAGTGCACGACGAGAACGACAAACCCATGTCGGGCGTTACCGTGTATGTGCAGGAAACGGGTGCTGGAACGATCACCGGCAGCAAAGGCACATATTCGATCAAGATTCCGAACCCCAAGAGCGAGATCACCTTCTCGTTCATGGGCTACAAGACGCTCAAACTGAAAGCCGACGATCCCAAGGCCAAGTTCGACATCATCAAACTGCTGCCCGACCAGCAGATGCTCGACGCCGTCGAGGTCGTACAGGTGGGTTACGGCACGCAAAAGAAAGTCAACCTGCTGGGATCGGCCGAGAACGTGTCGGTCAAGGACCTCGAAAACCGTCCTATCACCCAAGCCTCGATGGCCCTGCAGGGTACGATCTCGGGTATCGACGTGGTCCAGAACTCGGGACAGCCGGGACAGGACCAAGGTTCGATCCGCATCCGCGGCGTATCGTCCATCGCCAACAACAACGAACCGCTGGTGCTGATCGACGGCGTCGAGGGAGACATCAACCAAATCAACCCCAAGGACATCGAATCGATGTCGGTGCTGAAGGACGCTTCGTCGGCGGCCATCTACGGCAACCGTGCGGCGGCCGGCGTCGTGCTCATCACGACCAAATCGGGCGAAGGTTCGGGCGAGCTCAAGGTGAGCTACAACGGCAGCTTCTCGCTGCAGGAGACCACGGCGCTGCCCAAGCCGGTGAAGGTGCTCGAATGGCTCGACCTGAAGGAGGAAATGTTCCTCTACAACGGCGAGATCAAGAATTACGACAGCGACCGCGAGAAATACATCTCGGGCGAAAAGGTCTCCGTAAACTACTACCTCCGCCACTTCCGCATCGCCCCGATGCACGACCACTACCTGAGCATGTCGATGGGCGGCAAGAACTACAACAGCAGCGTCTCGCTGGGCTACGGCAACCAAGACGGCGTGCTGAAGGGCACTGACAACGAAAAGATCTCGTTCCGCTCGAACCTCAGCATGTACTCCACCAACCGCAAGTTCTTCACGACGCTCAACCTCTCGGGCTACCGCAAGGACATGACCTCGACGGCCATGGGCACCAACCAGACCATTCAGGACGTCCACCGTGCGGGTCCCACCAGTATCTTCAAGGCCTACAACGGGCTCTACGGCTTCTACGGCCGCCACATGGGACAGCTCGAGGCCGGGGGCCGCACGAAGAACGTCTCCAACCAACTGACCGCAAAGATCAGCGCCGGAGTGGAACCCATCAAGGGGCTGAAAATCCAAGGCTCGTTCGCCACGGTCTACTTCAATTCGCGCAACGACCAGTTCGTGGCCCCGATCTACACCGTGGGCGACCTCTACGGCGACGTGCAGAACAAGGTGGCCAGCTTCATCGAGATCAAGAACTCGACGACCCTCTCGACGACCACCGAACTTACGGCCAACTACAAGAAACGCATCGACCGCCATGACTTCTCGGTACTTGTCGGTGCCTCGCAGTACTGGTGGCGCAACGAATGGGAGATGGCGCGCCGCGACAACATGTCCTCGTTCACCCCGTCGCTGAACATGGGCGACCCCGCCACGCAGGTCAACGACAACGCCATCAACGAACGCACGACCCGTTCGCTCTTCGGTCGTGCAAACTACTCCTACGACGACCGCTACCTCTTCGAGGTCAACGTCCGCTACGACGGTTCGTCGCGCTTCTACAACAAGAAATGGGGTCTCTTCCCGTCGGTGGCCGCCGGATGGCGCATCTCCCAAGAGAGTTTCTTCAAGAACTCCGGCGTGACCGAGTATATCAACAACCTCAAGCTGCGCGTGTCGTGGGGACGCCTCGGCAACGAGTATATCTCCTCGAACTACACCGGGTACCCGACCCTCTCGACCGACAGCTACTACGACTTCAACGGCACGCAGGTGGCCGGCGCCGCCATCACCGAACTCTCGAACAAGGACACTTCGTGGGAGACCTCCGAGCAAACCAACATCGGTCTCGACATCGGCATCTGGAACCGCTTCTCGCTGACGGCCGACATCTTCTACAAGAAGACCACCGACATCCTGATGAAACTGCCCATTCCACCGTCGCTGATCGGCAACGTGAACGGCGGTCCCTACCAGAACGCCGGCAGCATGGAGAACAAGGGTCTCGAACTGACGCTCAACTACCGCCAGACCTACCGCAACAAAATGTATGTCGACGCCACGTTCACGACCACGTTCCTGCGCAACAAGATCCTCGACCTGAAAGGCGTCAGCCCCGTGATCCACGCCTCACTGCCCATCGTCCAGATGGAGGGTCATCCCGTGGGCGCCTACTACGGCTACCGGATGGCCGGCGTCTACCAGTTCGACGACTTCACATGGCAAAACGACAGCGACCCCTCGGTGCCCCTGCAGGATCGTGTCTACAAGCTCAAAGAAGGACGGCCCGTGCCGAGCGAGGGCAGTCCGCGCCCCGGCGACCTGAAATTCGCCGACCTCTCGGGCCCCGACGGCAAGCCCGACGGCAAAATCGACCTCGACTACGACCGGACCATCATCGGCGACCCGTTCCCCGACGTCTCGATGTCGCTGAACCTCAACTGGGGCTGGAAGGGTATCGACTTCAACATGTTCTGGCAGACGGTGCTGGGCCGCGACATGTACAACCAAGGTCCGATGGTCGTGCCGTTCTACAACGACAACGGCAACGTCTGGAAAGACATGGTCGACAAGCGCTGGACGGCCGAGAACCCGACCAACCGCCACCCGCGCATGAATTACGATTCGAAGACGGCCAACACCCGTTCGAGCTACTACATCTACGACGCCTCGTTCCTGCGCCTGAAGAACATCGAGCTGGGCTACACGCTGCCCGTGCGCTGGACGGCCAAACTGCACATGTCGAAGGTGCGCATCTATGCCGGCATCCAGAACGCATGGACGCTCACCAACTTCCCGGGATGGGACCCCGAGCGTCCCTCGACCAACATCGCATCGGAGGTCTATCCCCAGATACGCATCTACAACTTCGGCCTCAACATCGGTTTCTAA
- a CDS encoding sodium:solute symporter family protein, which yields MGTLDYVTILLFAAGVMLAGVSFSSTGKNMKSFFAGGGNVPWWISGLSLFMGFFSAGTFVVWGSIAYSHGWVSVTIQLTMAAAGLAVGFFIAPRWNRTGCLTAAEYITRRFGVSTQKMYTYLFLFISLFTTGAFLYPIAKIIEVTADIPLNTSILLLGAFSILYVTIGGLRAVVVTDVLQFLILFAAVIIVIPLSLMKVGGTEAFLAKVPEGFFQTVSGDYTWVFIIAFMFYNLFFLGGNWAYVQRYTSVSTPQNARKVGWLFGVLYLVSPILWMLPPMIYRVYNPGLEGLEAENAYLLMCKEAMPSGLLGLMLGGMIFATASSLNATLNISAGVFTNDIFKRLSPSTSEKGLMRIARWSTIGFGVLAIVVALLIPLMGGIVNVVISVAALTGVPLYLPLIWSLFSRNLNGRVILTTTVVSLAINALFKFVTPIMGFSLDRAEEMLVGVLVPALLLTGYEIYHRVCRPGELVPMIEKAPAAAVEEEGAANNRFSVMVIGIGAILAGLFIAVLGALADEHKMIPLGMGLLLLAIGITAYSYSKKKS from the coding sequence ATGGGCACCTTAGATTATGTAACCATTCTGCTGTTTGCCGCGGGCGTGATGCTCGCCGGCGTCTCCTTTTCCTCTACGGGTAAAAATATGAAGAGCTTTTTCGCGGGGGGGGGTAACGTTCCTTGGTGGATCAGCGGGCTCTCGCTGTTCATGGGCTTCTTCTCGGCCGGCACGTTCGTCGTGTGGGGCTCGATCGCCTATTCCCACGGATGGGTGTCGGTGACCATCCAGCTCACGATGGCCGCCGCGGGCCTCGCCGTCGGATTCTTCATCGCCCCGCGCTGGAACCGCACGGGCTGTCTCACGGCCGCCGAATACATCACCCGCCGCTTCGGCGTGTCAACGCAGAAGATGTACACCTACCTGTTCCTCTTCATCTCGCTCTTCACCACAGGCGCCTTCCTCTACCCCATCGCCAAGATCATCGAGGTCACGGCCGACATTCCGCTCAACACGAGCATCCTGCTGCTGGGGGCTTTCAGCATCCTCTACGTCACGATCGGCGGTCTGCGCGCCGTGGTGGTGACCGACGTATTGCAGTTCCTGATCCTGTTCGCCGCCGTCATCATCGTCATTCCGCTTTCGCTGATGAAGGTCGGCGGAACCGAGGCTTTCCTCGCAAAGGTCCCGGAGGGATTTTTCCAGACCGTATCGGGCGACTATACATGGGTATTCATCATCGCCTTCATGTTCTACAACCTCTTTTTTCTGGGCGGCAACTGGGCCTATGTACAGCGCTACACCAGCGTCAGCACGCCCCAAAACGCCCGCAAGGTGGGATGGCTGTTCGGCGTGCTCTACCTCGTCAGCCCCATCCTCTGGATGCTGCCGCCGATGATCTACCGGGTCTACAACCCCGGCCTCGAAGGGCTGGAAGCCGAGAACGCCTACCTGCTGATGTGCAAGGAGGCTATGCCCTCGGGTCTGCTGGGCCTGATGCTCGGCGGCATGATCTTCGCCACGGCCAGCTCGCTCAACGCCACGCTCAATATCTCGGCGGGTGTCTTCACCAACGATATTTTCAAACGACTCTCCCCCTCCACCTCAGAAAAGGGTCTGATGCGGATCGCCCGCTGGTCCACCATCGGATTCGGCGTGCTGGCCATCGTCGTGGCCCTGCTGATCCCGCTGATGGGCGGCATCGTGAACGTGGTCATCAGCGTCGCGGCCCTCACGGGCGTACCGCTCTACCTGCCGCTCATCTGGTCGCTCTTCTCGCGCAACCTCAACGGGCGGGTCATCCTCACGACGACCGTCGTGAGCCTTGCGATCAACGCGCTGTTCAAGTTCGTCACACCGATCATGGGCTTCTCGCTCGACCGCGCCGAAGAGATGCTCGTGGGCGTACTGGTTCCGGCATTGCTGCTGACGGGTTATGAAATCTACCACCGCGTATGCCGTCCCGGCGAGCTGGTCCCGATGATCGAGAAAGCTCCCGCCGCAGCCGTCGAGGAAGAGGGAGCCGCGAACAACCGTTTCAGCGTGATGGTCATCGGCATCGGCGCCATCCTCGCCGGACTGTTCATCGCCGTGCTGGGCGCTCTGGCCGACGAACACAAGATGATCCCGCTGGGCATGGGACTGCTGCTGCTGGCGATCGGCATCACAGCTTATTCATACAGCAAAAAGAAATCCTGA